Below is a window of Phoenix dactylifera cultivar Barhee BC4 chromosome 7, palm_55x_up_171113_PBpolish2nd_filt_p, whole genome shotgun sequence DNA.
CCTTTCTCTTCAGTAAGTATTCTAGGTTATGGTTTGTTCTTTTTGAAATTGATTGCTTGCACCATTTTCTTGGCATTACAAAATATATGGACTATTGTTTTCCAACATTAATCTACTAGCTTATACGATCAACATTTTCTGCATTGAAATCAGAGATGCTATTGTAGGACAAAGGTTGGACCATGCAAAAAGTTTATCATTGTCACCACCAAGAATGATAACCAAGTATCATTGTTGAAGGTCCATCAATGTTATTAACCACGATTATAACAAGAACAAGAGCAATGTGACAATTAAACAGAGGTTTCATGCATGTTTGGCACATTTCACTTCAacaatctttcaacaacaactGATGACTCACACAAATTACTCTCGAATTCATAGATTAAACTGATTGAATATCCGAGAAAAGTAGAGCAATACAAAGCCCTAGCAAATAGATGGACTAGGGGGAAAAAATCTGCCTCCAAAAGATGGAAGATATGGTGTAATCCTACACCTCCAAAAATATTACAAGTGGGGGCTTCTCCCTTTCTTAACGGGGCCCATCTCACTTGCCTTGCTGTTTCTCAAATAGAAGTACGGGGGTCCCCCCATGGAACCAATGAGTCACAAAGCAATCCCAACCAAGCAGCAGACCCGGTTTCTGTTGGCTCTCCAAGTACATCCACAGCCACTCCACCTTTCTCTGAATAATTTCGAATTATATATGAAAAATTCTATCATGAAAACCTATAGTGAGACAAATTTGACAAATTCCTAGAAACTAAGGAGTTTTGAAAGCAGTTGAAATTAAGTGTAAGCATAGAATTTCTTTTCACAATATATCCTAAACAAAAATAACCTTTTTGTTGCATTTTCTATAAAGTTGAAAGCAACAATTTTGGAACAACAAAAGCCACCACTACATTAACACAATCCTTGCACTCTTTCATCCTTAATAGCAACACTCGTAATCACAAatgattttcataaaaaaagaaagaaaagagatccATCAATTTGGAGTTTTGGACAATCCAAACAATACCAAAACTAACAAGAAGacacttaaaaaagaaaaaaaagtaaaaattacaatacAAATAAACCGAAAAAGGTAAAAAACACCAGAGATCGCTCTCTTATTCCCTCCCGATCAAATTCAGAAGGagaataaagttttttttaataaaaataaaaaactaggcCACCATAACGGCCGCCACCGCTACCGCCGTGGCCGCCGCGACCCATGGCTCGGCGCAAGCCCTGCCGCCGGCGGCGTTCTCATCATTCGCGGCCTTCTCATCACCCGCCGGCGCCTCCTCCGGCCCCGCCGGTGCGGGCGGCGACGCGTGGTGGCGCTTCCTTGACTTGGTAGGCGCCTCCGCCTCGGCCGCCGGCGCAGGCGCAGGCGCTTTCGCCTTCTCCGGCTTGAACAGCTCCCGCGGCTCGAGCACCGCGTCGATCATGTACACCGCCAGCGGGTCCTCGTCGATCAGCGTACCCGTGATCGTGGCCACCATCACCGTCGTCTTCAGCGTCACCACCTCGCCGTCGTTCTGGACCGTAAAGTTGTAGTTCTTCGCCGTCCCGTCCGTGGCCAGCGTATTGACGACTCCGTTGTTGGATTTGAGCATCTGGATCGAGTTGTAGACCGGGATCCCGTGGTAGAGGAGCACCGAGAGCTTGCCGTCGGCGGTGAGGTTCTTGAACTTGGGCATGAAAGCCTTCATCGCCCGGTCGATCGGGCAGAATACCGTCAATCCTCCGCCGACGTTGCTCTCGAAGGTCATCTCGGCGTCGCCCGTGGCAACGAGTAGATCGGCGAAGGTCTTGCAGCCCTTTTTGGACATGAGGGTGGTGATGTTCACCTGGGCGGGCGCCGGCGTGGGGGCCTCCGCCTCCGGCGACGAGAGGACGGAGCTGATCTCGATGACGGCGAGGTCGTAGGAGATTTCTTCGATGGACTTGACGAAGTTGACCGGGGCGGAGTCGGCGACGTCCTCGGCGGAGAAGGATACGCGGCCGGCGCGGTGGTTGGTGATGTTGACGAAGCCGGTGGTGCCAGGGGCGGTGCCGGTGGcctggaagagggaggaggaggctgCTGTGCCGCCGTTAAGCTGGTGGAGATTCTTGGCGCCGAAGTAGTCGACGAGGACATGGAGGGAGAGAACGTTCTTGAGGGCGGAGACGGTGAGGTGCTTGGCGAGGAGGGGGGCCATGCCGGCGTTGCTGACGGCGAGGACGGTGATGGTCTTCCGGCGGTTGATCTCGCCGGCAAGGTGGGTGGCGGTGAGGTAGTTGTTGAAGGTCGAGAACTCTGGGTGCTCCGCGAGGATCTCGGTGATGTTGTGTCCGTGGGACACCTGAATGTAgccggagaggaagaggagggagaggaggaggccaAGGGATAAGAGAAGCCGCATTGTCACTGTTATTCTTGCCCTGGCCCGGAGATGTCTGGGATAGTGGAGATCCGGTGGGGATAAACGgaagtggaggaggaggaaaaggaggagaaggccggaggcggaggggagagagagagagagagagaagcaggGGAGGACAGAAGTAGAGCAGAGCTGGGTCTGGCCACGGAGAGGCGGAGATCTAGCAAGAGTCGGTAATTAAATAATCTCAATCTTCAATCTTATTACCATGAAGTGCCACTGACTGTAAAGTTACTCTTCCTCTAGTAATTATTTCAAGGCTAAATTCTGGATGGCTCCATTGATTTGAATGACACTCGCATCAtaggtttttatttttaaaaaaatgttatggtaacaatatatctgaagttattaagaaatttttgatttatttttaatttttaagacCAAGTGATTCTTTTAATTACACTTCATAAACAAATCAATTATACGAATTCAATTAATGAATTAGACATGAATTTGGCTATTCATTATAAGTATTGAATATTAACATAAGATTTCTTTTATATGGTACAAATTAATGATATTATATGTTGTCGCTAGTATTATtttttacaaaataaataaatcacatGACATGACAATATATGATTGTGCATGGTACTTACTTACACCACGTATAGATAGTTGAGTGCGATCCGTAGACAAATTTTCAGTAAGTTTTAGAAGGTAAGAGCGGTAGTAAGCCTTCAAAAGGACATCTTATGCCGTCCAAATAAGGAATTTTAGGAAGAAGTCAACTTCCAATGAAGTACCAAGGTGCATGCTAGAAATTTTGATTAGTAGATTAATAGGTCAAAGTAGTACTCAGCTAGCAAACTAAAGTATATGACTAGAAGGATGTCAGACTCAGACTGAGCACCAAGGGTGCAAGCAAAAATGATAAATGTGTACGTTAAAACATCCAGGTACATACCAAGCGCTTGGGATGCAGACAAAGAGGGGAGGGAGCTATTGGCCAATATGAGGTTTCTAGTAGAGTTGAACCTAAAGCAATTATCActacataaaatataaaagaagtGGTAGCACTATATAGTAGCCCTACGGTGCAAAACAGTAAAAACCAATTTCAAAGCTACATGGTAACATCTATTTGTCTTTGAAGATAAAGACAGTGGAATCCATTACTatctatttttttcaatttggcACTGTAATGGAATGCCCGTCCATTGATATACTTATTTTTCTTACTATTTTTTTCGTACTATCCTATCTCGAGGGGAAAAAAGAGCAGGAACACAACGTATATATTAAGACCATAATGCCGCATCTCCTGCCCTCAATTGCCACATgagaagatgattttgaatgatATTCTGTTTCCACAATTTACTATCCTTATctctttatatatttatatttgaatggataaatatatacaaaaaaaatatttttatatttgttatatttgtttttttctgaaaatatgATATGTCTATCAAATTATTCCTGAACTACAAATATTCTCACGCAATGAATAGTTTACAGATGCCGTGACTACACTTTTATTCTCTctcatcttttttattttttttttattttttattctctctGATCTTGGGTAGAGAAAAGTGGATGCTGTTAAGCGTTAACATGCACCGCAGATGTTAAAAGAATACAGGAGCTTTTCACGTGCAAACGGGATGCCTTCTGGCatcatgttttttttgttttttttttgtccatTCCGTCACCATCATCAAGTTACCTGGTTAAAACACTGGCTAAGATTATGGTACTTAAAACAATGATGCCGGGTCTGCATCCACGTCAAAAGCGAGAGACAGAGTAGCGTGGAGGCAGCACGTGCTTCTGGGTTCTTCTCACCGCAAAGCATGGCTTCCCCAAAAGCATCCTGTCCCTCGGCTTTGTTTTTCTCAAACAACTGAACGTTGATTAATGATCCTACGGTTGAAATTAATCTAAACCAACGAATAAATAACCCTCCGCCTACGTACTCCAGAAGCTCTTCATTGGTCGGTGGACTCTGTGCAAACGGTTACACCGCCACCAACGGCGCCAAGATTAGGGCTCTCTATCTTGGGCGTTCGATGGCAGGGGATCCTTCCCCGGATGAGTTCCAACTTTCGGTACCTCGAAAATTCAAAAGCAAAACTCGATAGATCTCCATAAAAAGTTTCTTTGCGTATCCCCATCCACCCGTAGTCTTCCGAAGACCCATCCAAATTACAGCCTGTTCCTTACCCTTCAATTGCCACACGAGCTTGGTTGCAATCTTGCACACGTAGCAGTGAATGAGGACTgtatcttctttctctttttttttctttttggtgatCGGTacagtatgatttttttttcctgtagGGATATAATGTTTCAAAAATATCGTATCTTgaaccaatatttttttttttcagagaagCGCAACACTTCTAAAGAAAGcatctaaagaaaaaaaatgaaaactgaAGTGCAACCTAAAGAATCTTTCTCGTAATGGCCCCTTCTTTGTTAAACTCCTTGGCATTTCATTTGCTACCATGACAATTGGTACATTTTTCTATTTTGTGAATACGCATGAGTACTTTGAATCAAGTCTATACTTCTGACCATCCAATATTCTCAATAGTGTGTTGAAATATGGGTTCCCGATTCGATAGCTCCATATGTTTCTTAATCCCGCTcgtgaatttaaaatttaaaaatatttaaaaattaaaaattaaaacagatatatttattttttaaaattaattttttttaagttaaaatTCCAGGACTTTTTCTCTTGATTCCCTACTACCGTTGGTACTAACAGAATACAACATGGTAACAGCTTGATGACATCTTTCCTCTCGGATTGAAGGAACTCTCAGTAAATCAATGGCAACGCTGCCGAGGACGTAGAACAATGAATGAAGCAGCAAACGTTCTCAATGCTGGAATCCAAAACGaagaaattaaatatatttcagTCGAGAAGATTAATCTATATGCGGATTCGACAACTCGGCAAGACATTGCACTTGTGCCTACCATGAGATCCATACTTCTTCCAATTCGTATCAACAAATAGATCATGTGTGCATACTGCACATACCAGTCTGAGGCTTCCGCACTTAAATCCACTAAGATAGACCAAAAATTTTTACTCATCAAACTTATTATTTCCTCTACATCAAATATTCAATGCATTTTACAGTGCTAAAACACCAAGATACTGATGCGCAAGATGATCGATCTCAAATAAGTTCACCACCACGGGGAAAAATCCTCAATCATCAGGGGGAGACTTCTATAAATATCGACAAACAACATTAGATCTAACATGAATTTTCTACTTCATCCCTTGGGGCTATCAGAACCGTTTGTTTACTGGCAATCCTGCAATCCTTTCAGCCTTTTTCTTGAGGTCTGTTTCATCCATTACAGCAGGAATTCTTTCTCATCTCTTTCAGCAAATTCTCCACCTTCTCATTACTCATGCCATCTCCCTGCCTTTAATTCATTGCGTGCCTTTCTCCACCTTCTCTCGTGCCTCTCTGAGCATCGCCATCTTTGCTTCAGCCTGATGCCGGAGTGGGTCATTGATCTTTTTCTTCAGCTTCTCTCCTTTCATCCTCCACTCTTTCAGCCTACTAGCCTCTGATGACATCTAAAGATTCTGTTTTAAACCAATATATAGGATTCAGGGTGtgataagttatgcttaaattTTTGCAGCAGCCTGTCTACACTCTCTTTGAATGCTGGACTAAGGATTTGATCAGGTGTGTCTGGAGATTTGGATAGCTCTATCTTGAGAGCTTCCAGTTTCTCTTGCAGGCCCGTAGCAATAAAGGCATTTGTCACTTCCTCGTCTGCTTTGTTGACTCAATTTCTCTATAGCATGCGAACTGGAGACTTGGACTTTGCTTCTCTTGCTGCCTTCTTTGTCAGCTGTCACTTGAGCAAGGTCAGCTTCCTTCTTGATGTTACGTAGGCCATCTATATCCATATATTTCTCCAAGCTcctgaataaattaaaaaattatttcaatgcctttgctcaagaaggcatTGATGGATTGCTTAATTTGTGGATGCAAAATGATAAAACGAGGTACACGTCCATGGCCTTCATGACCATAGGCTTCATCAGTTGGAAAGTTCAAGATTGATCAGCGTGCGCCCCACCTAAGGTTGCTGAAAGAATAACGACATTGTACATGGCATTGTATACCTCAAATTGAACCTTGAATGCTCACAAAATTTCTAGCATTAATACAGTAGCAACTATTTTACAAATATTGCTAAATTAGAGATGAGCATATAGTagcattttgaaaaaagaaatagtTTAAGATGTATAAAGAAAGAGTGGCCACAAAGCTATTAAATTTATAAACAACAATAATGTGATTATTGAGAAATTTACAAAAAGGGGGTCGGATTTTTCTCCTAATTCTAATAGGATCCACTTTCTTAAATAGACATGACTAGTAGAAATAATTTTTAGAATAGCCAAAATACTACAGGAGGTAATCTTGGCTCCTATATCAGCTTTACCTTCTATTGCTTCAACTGATTCTTTTTGAATTGGAAGATATGCCTGATCAAAATCTTTTCCAAAAGAGAAAACCTTCACATTGACCGAACTGTTTCAGAAGCTTAAATGATAGAATTTGGACCTGATCGTTGGGAGTGCGACCTCTCTAGAAGGGGTTCTACATcatagattttgaaaagttatccatttttttaaaaaatatcatcTCAATTGGACATCGGATAACCAAGTTATGGTTTTCCAAAATTTGGCTCACGATCTGGCTTTTTGATGTAATGGATCTTATTTCTGGATAATGTCCAATCTTATCCGTAGTGGACAAAGTGATCTACATCAAGTCTGGTGATTCTTCTAGATCAATTACTGTGGTCCTAGAGATTACAAATCGGACCTAATATAATGAGAAAAAGGAGTACACACCGCAGACCTACTAATTTGGTTTGAAAGAATCTAACAATAAAATTCCATTTTAATCGGCGGTCATCCATTCCCCAGGTTAATTTAGAAAGTGGCAAAGACTATCAAAGCAGTGATGATCCCGCCAAAGGTAGCCCCTATACAATCCTGCAAGAAGAAATGAGACAAGTTGCaaaatttattatattcattgTAATATATCAAGATATCTTACATTTCTACTATATTTCTATTATATTCCAGAtttagttaaaaatattaaaaaaatattttagatgcACCGGTGAGCTATAAACTATTGACCATGATAATTATTATATCTTTGGAGAGTTAGGAGTACAAATCAATAGATATTGTAAAGCCAATGTAATCGCCATGTAAGAATGACTAACAGAATGCGTTTGTTTTGGATGGGAATGGAGCTTGAGTGGTTCATTATTTTATGATCATTATAGAAGAACCCTCTGATTCAAATAACTATCAAGGAGATAGGTGAATTCGTTCATTGTTGTTATGATGAGTGAAACATTTTTACTTATATAGagttcattattttctttctatgttgttattttatgtgatttatattttcttccatttgaagaaggagaagcatTGCTGGTATACTTGTCTATATTCAAACTGTTTTTCTTCCCATCCAGCTTAATATTTACTGGAGGATGCAAAAAAAATTTACCTACCTTTTGGCACTGTGCTTGTAGGTAGTAATAGGTGCAATAGCTTCATTGCTTGATTAAATAAGTTCTAGACAAGTTATTGTGGACTTTGTCCAGTACTTGACTTTTTAGGACTTTCATCAATTAAAATACCTAGATATTGCTTGTCTCAAACTTGATCCCTAGCCAATCCAAATtcataaataattaaatgaaTGCCCGCTTAAGTTTGTCCTATGATTTGTCAAACGCTCTTTGGCCTCCTAGAGCTTGATTGTGATTCTGGAGGATTATCGGATATAATGCGGACCACTTTGATTACTACAAGTAGTGCTGGATAGGATGTAAGAGTGAGATCTGTCACATCAGAAAGTCGAGTCGTAAGCTAAATTCACAGAGgccataacttggtcatacAACATCGGATTGAGAtggtcattttttttaaatcaggTAACTTTTCAAGATCTATGATATGAATCCAATACCTTTAGGGGATGATACATCTAGTAATTATGCCCAAATTCCATCGTTTGGACCTTGAAATAGGCcggacaaatcaaaaaaaaaaatttggataagATTTTGACTAAACGTATCTCTCAATTCGAGAAAAATCAGGCTAAATGATAGAAGATGGAGTTGATCTAGAAGTTAAGATGTATCTTCTgaagaattttagtatttttgAGTTTATTTCTATTGGTCATGCCTATTTTAAGAAAGAAAGTTTTATTAGAATTAAGAAGAGAAATTTGACCTAAACTGTGCAAGGGCTGATCTCACTATTATAAATAAAGACTATGTATCTTAGTGTGGatcattaatgaaagaaaataggACATCAACCCTATTTTCGCACTTTTCacctttctctattttttttttgagagatttgaGTTGAGCGGGTTGAGAAAAAATAATTCTTCATTCTCTTCAAAGTCATAAACCCTTCCTAGGGACTCCTCGCATGCACTATCCAATTAGGCCCGCTCTCTCaagaaaatcgctctctgaacGACTCCTGTCTCGACTACTGctgatactttttttttctctttaataaaaaactctttctcttGTGTCACAGCTAATCTGGCACATTATCTAAACAAAGTCAAGAACCAGATAGGACATTGGATTAGATTGCATcataataaaccaaaattaaatTAAGAAAATTTGCTACTATCAGCCTATTTGACAATCTAGCAATTTTACCCAACTAACTCCTAAATTCTAATTTTGCCCCTCTTATATCTTCTAGTCAACCACTTGTTCCTTGACGTTGTCTTTAACCAAAGGAAGATTGGTATAAGCTAGCTGATGCACTAAATTTGTCATGCTCCAAACCCAAAATCATGAGCCACGGAAACGACAACCAACGCATAATAATAGAAAACTTTTCCACAAGTATGCAAGACATCTCATCACGATATCATAAGGTAAGAAACATAataaaaaatcaattaaatgtcCCAAAATTTAATTAGCTAAAATCCAAACTTTATGTATCATAAAATTTTAAGTATATTTAATAATCTTAcatcatatttttataaaatcc
It encodes the following:
- the LOC120111351 gene encoding fasciclin-like arabinogalactan protein 2; translated protein: MRLLLSLGLLLSLLFLSGYIQVSHGHNITEILAEHPEFSTFNNYLTATHLAGEINRRKTITVLAVSNAGMAPLLAKHLTVSALKNVLSLHVLVDYFGAKNLHQLNGGTAASSSLFQATGTAPGTTGFVNITNHRAGRVSFSAEDVADSAPVNFVKSIEEISYDLAVIEISSVLSSPEAEAPTPAPAQVNITTLMSKKGCKTFADLLVATGDAEMTFESNVGGGLTVFCPIDRAMKAFMPKFKNLTADGKLSVLLYHGIPVYNSIQMLKSNNGVVNTLATDGTAKNYNFTVQNDGEVVTLKTTVMVATITGTLIDEDPLAVYMIDAVLEPRELFKPEKAKAPAPAPAAEAEAPTKSRKRHHASPPAPAGPEEAPAGDEKAANDENAAGGRACAEPWVAAATAVAVAAVMVA